A genome region from Glycine max cultivar Williams 82 chromosome 5, Glycine_max_v4.0, whole genome shotgun sequence includes the following:
- the LOC100783892 gene encoding ACT domain-containing protein ACR1 — translation MEIIYQSHIDREIESLIERIHPPRVCIDNDSSRDCTVVKIDSANRHGILLEMVQVLTDLDPVISKSYISSDGGWLMDVFHVTDHDGNKLTDRGLVHYIQQTLCEARSNSKEISSDIELTSCNEPPRLVNLAIELTTANQHGLFSEMSAVLLGLGFNVTSATAWTHNDRVACIIHLEDAKKLGPINAERLAQVQPELRNVVKARDRNGEEERVRLRLRSFGAGRNHTERRLHQMMYADGDYERCRACHVGDRNGEKKKGCEETQVTVGRYEEKGYWVVNVRSRDRPKLLFDTVCVLTDMQYEVFHAAVSSNGSMADQEYFVRPKGSSNLDNESEKQKLSLCLIAAIERRVSHGLKVDIRAENTTGLLSKVTRVIRENGLSITKVQIGVESDEMAVGSFCVANSSGQEVNPNIAELVRRETGGSVVANYNSPYRVPKSLSSSKTMHETKSSTEVGQRFSIGSMLWSQLECLSNNFRPIRSHKL, via the exons ATGGAGATAATTTACCAGTCTCACATCGACAGGGAGATTGAATCGCTCATAGAAAGAATCCATCCACCCag GGTCTGTATAGACAACGATTCCAGCAGAGACTGCACAGTGGTGAAG ATTGATAGCGCGAACAGGCATGGGATATTATTGGAGATGGTCCAGGTGTTGACAGATCTTGATCCCGTCATTTCCAAATCATACATTTCTTCCGACGGTGGATGGTTAATGGATG TGTTCCACGTGACGGACCATGATGGAAACAAGCTTACCGACAGAGGACTCGTCCATTACATTCAACAG ACACTGTGCGAGGCTAGAAGCAACAGCAAAGAAATTTCAAGTGACATAGAGCTAACAAGCTGCAATGAACCACCACGACTGGTGAACTTAGCAATAGAGTTGACCACAGCGAACCAGCATGGCCTGTTCTCGGAGATGTCAGCGGTTCTATTGGGCCTGGGCTTCAACGTCACCTCCGCCACGGCCTGGACCCACAACGACAGGGTGGCCTGCATAATCCACCTGGAGGACGCAAAGAAACTTGGGCCCATTAACGCAGAACGTCTGGCCCAGGTCCAGCCCGAGCTGCGGAACGTAGTGAAGGCCCGTGATAGGAACGGGGAAGAAGAGAGAGTGAGGTTGAGGCTGAGGAGCTTCGGCGCCGGGCGCAATCACACCGAGCGGCGGCTCCACCAGATGATGTATGCCGACGGGGACTACGAGAGGTGCCGTGCGTGCCATGTCGGAGACAGAAACGGTGAGAAGAAGAAGGGGTGTGAGGAGACCCAGGTTACTGTGGGCAGATACGAAGAGAAAGGGTACTGGGTTGTGAACGTCAGGAGCAGGGATCGTCCTAAGCTTTTGTTTGATACTGTGTGTGTGCTCACCGACATGCAGTACGAGGTGTTTCATGCGGCTGTTAGCTCCAATGGCTCCATGGCTGACCAG GAGTACTTCGTAAGACCCAAAGGTAGTTCAAATTTGGACAATGAAAGCGAGAAGCAAAAGCTCAGCCTATGTTTAATCGCAGCCATAGAGCGCAGAGTCTCACAT GGATTGAAGGTAGACATTCGCGCTGAAAACACAACGGGGCTACTATCAAAAGTCACTCGTGTGATTCGTGAGAATGGACTATCCATAACAAAGGTTCAGATAGGAGTAGAGAGTGATGAGATGGCAGTAGGATCATTCTGTGTTGCAAATTCTTCAGGTCAAGAAGTGAACCCAAACATAGCAGAGTTGGTGAGAAGAGAAACTGGTGGGTCTGTAGTTGCAAATTACAATTCGCCTTACAGGGTCCCTAAATCCTTGTCATCGAGTAAAACCATGCATGAAACCAAGAGTAGCACAGAGGTTGGACAAAGGTTTTCCATTGGAAGCATGCTATGGTCTCAGCTTGAGTGCCTTTCCAATAATTTCCGTCCCATTAGATCTCATAAGCTTTAA